A genome region from Dickeya chrysanthemi NCPPB 402 includes the following:
- the rplL gene encoding 50S ribosomal protein L7/L12 encodes MSITKDQIIEAVAAMSVMDVVELISAMEEKFGVSAAAAVAVAAAPAEAAEEKTEFDVILKAVGANKVAVIKAVRGATGLGLKEAKDLVESAPAALKEAVSKDDAEALKKSLEEAGAEVEVK; translated from the coding sequence ATGTCTATCACTAAAGATCAAATCATTGAAGCAGTAGCCGCTATGTCTGTAATGGACGTTGTTGAGCTGATCTCTGCAATGGAAGAAAAATTCGGCGTTTCTGCTGCTGCCGCTGTTGCTGTAGCTGCTGCTCCGGCTGAAGCTGCTGAAGAGAAAACCGAGTTCGACGTTATCCTGAAAGCTGTCGGCGCTAACAAAGTTGCCGTTATCAAGGCTGTTCGCGGCGCAACTGGTCTGGGCCTGAAAGAAGCTAAAGATCTGGTTGAATCTGCTCCGGCTGCCCTGAAAGAAGCAGTGAGCAAAGATGACGCTGAAGCTCTGAAAAAATCTCTGGAAGAAGCTGGCGCTGAAGTTGAAGTTAAATAA
- the nusG gene encoding transcription termination/antitermination protein NusG, producing the protein MSEAPKKRWYVVQAFSGFEGRVAQSLREHIKLHNMEDHFGEVMVPTEEVVEIRGGQRRKSERKFFPGYVLVQMVMDDASWHLVRSVPRVMGFIGGTSDRPAPISDKEVDAIMNRLQQVGDKPRPKTLFEPGEMVRVNDGPFADFNGVVEEVDYEKSRLKVSVSIFGRATPVELDFSQVEKG; encoded by the coding sequence ATGTCTGAAGCTCCAAAGAAACGTTGGTACGTCGTTCAGGCGTTTTCTGGCTTTGAAGGTCGCGTAGCACAGTCTCTGCGTGAACATATCAAACTCCATAACATGGAAGACCACTTTGGTGAGGTCATGGTACCGACTGAAGAGGTGGTTGAAATTCGTGGCGGCCAGCGTCGTAAAAGCGAGCGCAAATTCTTCCCTGGTTATGTGCTGGTACAGATGGTGATGGACGATGCCAGCTGGCATTTAGTGCGCAGCGTACCACGTGTCATGGGGTTCATCGGCGGAACGTCCGATCGCCCTGCGCCGATCAGCGATAAAGAAGTCGATGCGATTATGAATCGTCTGCAGCAGGTCGGTGATAAGCCGCGGCCGAAAACCCTGTTCGAACCGGGTGAAATGGTGCGCGTCAACGATGGCCCGTTTGCCGATTTCAACGGTGTGGTGGAAGAAGTCGATTACGAGAAAAGCCGCCTGAAGGTTTCTGTATCTATCTTTGGTCGTGCAACGCCTGTCGAGCTGGATTTCAGCCAGGTGGAAAAAGGCTGA
- the rplA gene encoding 50S ribosomal protein L1 has protein sequence MAKLTKRMRVIREKVDVTKQYDINEAVALLKELATAKFVESVDVAVNLGIDARKSDQNVRGATVLPHGTGRTVRVAVFTQGANAEAAKAAGADLVGMDDLAEQIKKGEMNFDVVIASPDAMRVVGQLGQILGPRGLMPNPKVGTVTPNVAEAVKNAKAGQVRYRNDKNGIIHTTIGKVDFDADKLKENLEALLVALKKAKPAQAKGVYIKKVSLSTTMGAGVAIDQSGLNAVAN, from the coding sequence ATGGCTAAGCTGACCAAGCGCATGCGCGTGATCCGTGAAAAAGTTGATGTAACCAAACAGTATGACATCAACGAAGCCGTTGCCCTGCTGAAAGAGCTGGCCACTGCTAAATTTGTTGAAAGTGTTGACGTTGCCGTAAACCTGGGCATCGATGCACGTAAATCTGATCAGAACGTTCGTGGTGCAACCGTACTGCCGCACGGTACTGGTCGTACTGTTCGCGTAGCTGTGTTTACTCAGGGCGCTAACGCTGAAGCAGCAAAAGCTGCCGGCGCTGACCTGGTAGGCATGGATGACCTGGCTGAGCAGATCAAGAAAGGCGAGATGAACTTCGACGTCGTTATTGCTTCTCCGGATGCAATGCGCGTTGTTGGTCAACTGGGCCAGATCCTCGGTCCGCGTGGTCTGATGCCGAACCCGAAAGTGGGTACTGTAACCCCGAACGTAGCCGAAGCAGTGAAAAACGCCAAGGCTGGTCAGGTGCGTTACCGTAACGACAAGAACGGTATCATCCATACCACCATCGGTAAGGTTGATTTCGACGCTGACAAACTGAAAGAAAACCTGGAAGCTCTGCTGGTTGCGCTGAAAAAAGCTAAACCGGCTCAGGCAAAAGGCGTGTACATCAAGAAAGTTAGCCTCTCCACCACCATGGGTGCTGGCGTTGCCATCGATCAGAGCGGCCTGAACGCAGTCGCAAACTGA
- the rplK gene encoding 50S ribosomal protein L11, with protein sequence MAKKVQAYVKLQVAAGMANPSPPVGPALGQQGVNIMEFCKAFNAKTESLEKGLPIPVVITVYSDRSFTFVTKTPPASVLLKKAAGIKSGSGKPNKDKVGKVTRAQVLEIAQTKAADMTGANVEAMARSIEGTARSMGLVVED encoded by the coding sequence ATGGCCAAGAAAGTACAAGCCTACGTCAAGCTGCAGGTTGCAGCTGGTATGGCTAACCCGAGCCCGCCAGTCGGTCCGGCTCTGGGTCAGCAGGGTGTTAACATCATGGAATTCTGTAAGGCATTCAACGCCAAGACAGAAAGCCTGGAAAAAGGTTTGCCGATTCCTGTTGTTATTACCGTTTACTCCGACCGTTCTTTCACCTTCGTTACCAAAACTCCGCCGGCATCTGTACTGCTGAAAAAAGCGGCTGGTATCAAGTCTGGTTCCGGTAAACCGAACAAAGACAAAGTCGGTAAAGTGACCCGTGCTCAGGTTCTGGAAATCGCTCAGACCAAAGCGGCGGACATGACGGGTGCCAACGTGGAAGCCATGGCGCGTTCCATCGAAGGTACTGCTCGTTCCATGGGCCTGGTAGTGGAGGACTAA
- the rplJ gene encoding 50S ribosomal protein L10: MALNLQDKQAIVAEVSEVAKGALSAVVADSRGVTVDKMTELRKAGREAGVYMRVVRNTLLRRVVEGTQFECLKDTFVGPTLIAYSMEHPGAAARLFKEFAKANAKFEVKAAAFEGELIPAAQIDRLATLPTYEEAIARLMATMKEASAGKLVRTLAAVRDQKEAA; this comes from the coding sequence ATGGCATTAAATCTTCAAGACAAACAAGCGATTGTTGCTGAAGTCAGCGAAGTTGCCAAAGGCGCGCTGTCTGCGGTAGTTGCGGATTCCCGCGGCGTTACCGTAGATAAAATGACTGAACTGCGTAAAGCAGGTCGTGAAGCTGGCGTATACATGCGTGTTGTTCGCAACACCCTGCTGCGCCGCGTCGTTGAAGGCACTCAGTTCGAATGCCTGAAAGACACGTTTGTTGGTCCGACCCTGATTGCATACTCGATGGAACACCCGGGCGCAGCTGCTCGTCTGTTCAAAGAGTTCGCGAAAGCGAATGCAAAATTTGAGGTCAAAGCGGCAGCCTTTGAAGGTGAGTTGATTCCGGCGGCTCAAATTGACCGTCTGGCTACTCTGCCGACTTACGAAGAAGCAATTGCACGCCTGATGGCGACCATGAAAGAAGCCTCTGCAGGCAAACTGGTCCGCACTCTGGCTGCTGTTCGCGATCAGAAAGAAGCTGCTTAA
- the rpoC gene encoding DNA-directed RNA polymerase subunit beta' — MKDLLKFLKAQTKTEEFDAIKIALASPDMIRSWSFGEVKKPETINYRTFKPERDGLFCARIFGPVKDYECLCGKYKRLKHRGVICEKCGVEVTQTKVRRERMGHIELASPTAHIWFLKSLPSRIGLLLDMPLRDIERVLYFESYVVVEGGMTNLERRQILTEEQYLDALEEFGDEFDAKMGAEAIQALLKNMDLEQECEQLREELNETNSETKRKKLTKRIKLLEAFVQSGNKPEWMILTVLPVLPPDLRPLVPLDGGRFATSDLNDLYRRVINRNNRLKRLLDLAAPDIIVRNEKRMLQEAVDALLDNGRRGRAITGSNKRPLKSLADMIKGKQGRFRQNLLGKRVDYSGRSVITVGPYLRLHQCGLPKKMALELFKPFIYGKLELRGLATTIKAAKKMVEREEAVVWDILDEVIREHPVLLNRAPTLHRLGIQAFEPVLIEGKAIQLHPLVCAAYNADFDGDQMAVHVPLTLEAQLEARALMMSTNNILSPANGEPIIVPSQDVVLGLYYMTRDCVNAKGEGMVLTGPKEAERIYRAGLASLHARVKVRITEHQKNAQGEWTQKTSLIDTTVGRAILWMIVPKGLPYSIVNQALGKKAISKMLNTCYRVLGLKPTVIFADQIMYTGFAYAARSGSSVGIDDMVIPAKKVEIISEAEAEVAEIQEQFQSGLVTAGERYNKVIDIWAAANERVAKAMMENLSTETVINRNGEEEKQVSFNSIFMMADSGARGSAAQIRQLAGMRGLMAKPDGSIIETPITANFREGLNVLQYFISTHGARKGLADTALKTANSGYLTRRLVDVAQDLVVTEDDCGTHEGIMMTPVIEGGDVKEPLRERVLGRVTAEDVLKPGTADILVPRNTLLNEKWCDLLEENSVDAVKVRSVVGCETDFGVCAKCYGRDLARGHIINKGEAIGVIAAQSIGEPGTQLTMRTFHIGGAASRAAAESSIQVKNKGTLRLSNAKFVMNNAGKLVITSRNTELKLIDEFGRTKESYKVPYGAVMAKGNGDDVAGGETVANWDPHTMPVITEVGGSIRFTDMIDGQTITRQTDELTGLSSIVVLDSAERTGGGKDLRPALKIVDASGNDVLIPGTDMPAQYFLPGKAIVQLEDGAQIGAGDTLARIPQESGGTKDITGGLPRVADLFEARRPKEPAILAEVSGVVSFGKETKGKRRLVITPVDGSEPYEEMIPKWRQLNVFEGERVERGDVISDGPESPHDILRLRGVHAVTRYITNEVQEVYRLQGVKINDKHIEVIVRQMLRKGTIVNPGSSEFLEGEQVEMSRIKIANRQLEADGKIAATYSRDLLGITKASLATESFISAASFQETTRVLTEAAVAGKRDELRGLKENVIVGRLIPAGTGYAYHQDRMRRRQAGEQPAAPQVSAEEASANLAELLNAGLGGSDDE; from the coding sequence GTGAAAGACTTATTAAAGTTTCTGAAAGCGCAAACTAAAACCGAAGAGTTTGATGCGATCAAAATTGCTCTGGCCTCGCCAGACATGATCCGTTCCTGGTCTTTTGGTGAAGTGAAAAAGCCAGAAACCATTAACTACCGTACGTTCAAACCGGAACGTGACGGTCTGTTCTGTGCCCGTATCTTCGGGCCGGTAAAAGACTATGAGTGCTTGTGTGGTAAGTACAAGCGCCTGAAACACCGTGGCGTAATTTGCGAGAAGTGCGGCGTTGAAGTGACCCAGACCAAAGTGCGTCGTGAGCGCATGGGCCACATCGAGCTGGCGTCTCCGACCGCTCACATCTGGTTCCTGAAATCTCTGCCGTCCCGTATCGGCCTGCTGCTGGATATGCCGCTGCGCGATATCGAACGTGTACTGTATTTCGAATCTTACGTGGTGGTCGAAGGTGGGATGACCAACCTGGAACGCCGTCAGATCCTGACCGAAGAGCAGTATCTGGATGCGCTGGAAGAGTTCGGTGACGAATTCGACGCCAAAATGGGTGCCGAGGCGATCCAGGCTTTGCTGAAAAACATGGATCTGGAGCAGGAATGCGAACAGCTGCGCGAAGAGCTGAACGAAACCAACTCCGAGACCAAACGCAAAAAACTGACTAAGCGCATCAAGCTGCTGGAAGCGTTCGTGCAGTCCGGCAACAAGCCGGAGTGGATGATCCTGACCGTGCTGCCGGTGCTGCCGCCGGACCTGCGTCCGCTGGTGCCGCTGGATGGCGGTCGTTTCGCGACTTCCGATCTGAACGATCTGTATCGTCGCGTGATCAACCGTAACAACCGTTTGAAACGTCTGCTGGATCTGGCGGCACCCGATATCATCGTACGTAACGAAAAACGTATGTTGCAGGAAGCGGTGGATGCGCTGCTGGATAACGGCCGTCGCGGTCGTGCCATCACCGGTTCTAACAAGCGTCCGCTGAAATCTTTGGCCGATATGATCAAAGGTAAACAGGGTCGTTTCCGTCAGAACCTGCTCGGTAAGCGCGTGGACTACTCCGGTCGTTCCGTTATCACCGTAGGTCCGTACCTGCGTCTGCATCAGTGCGGTCTGCCGAAAAAAATGGCGTTGGAACTGTTCAAACCGTTCATCTACGGCAAGCTGGAACTGCGTGGTCTTGCTACCACCATCAAAGCTGCCAAGAAGATGGTAGAACGCGAAGAAGCGGTGGTATGGGATATTCTGGATGAAGTTATCCGCGAGCACCCGGTACTGCTGAACCGTGCGCCGACCCTGCACCGTCTGGGTATTCAGGCGTTTGAACCGGTTCTGATCGAAGGTAAAGCGATTCAGTTGCACCCGCTGGTGTGTGCGGCATATAACGCCGACTTCGACGGTGACCAGATGGCTGTTCACGTACCGCTGACGCTGGAAGCCCAGCTCGAAGCGCGTGCGCTGATGATGTCCACCAACAACATTCTGTCGCCGGCGAACGGTGAGCCGATCATCGTTCCGTCTCAGGACGTGGTGTTGGGTCTGTACTACATGACCCGTGACTGTGTTAACGCCAAAGGCGAAGGCATGGTGCTGACCGGCCCGAAAGAAGCAGAACGTATTTATCGTGCGGGTCTGGCTTCGCTGCATGCGCGGGTAAAAGTGCGTATTACCGAGCATCAGAAGAATGCGCAGGGCGAGTGGACGCAGAAAACCAGCCTGATCGACACTACCGTCGGTCGTGCGATTCTGTGGATGATCGTGCCGAAAGGCCTGCCTTATTCCATCGTCAACCAGGCGCTGGGTAAGAAAGCGATTTCCAAGATGCTGAACACCTGCTACCGCGTGTTGGGTCTGAAGCCGACGGTTATTTTCGCCGACCAGATCATGTACACCGGTTTTGCTTATGCGGCGCGTTCCGGTTCTTCCGTTGGTATCGACGATATGGTGATCCCGGCGAAGAAAGTGGAAATCATCAGCGAAGCGGAAGCCGAAGTCGCCGAGATTCAGGAGCAGTTCCAGTCTGGTCTGGTAACCGCGGGCGAACGCTACAACAAAGTTATCGATATCTGGGCTGCGGCGAACGAGCGCGTGGCCAAAGCGATGATGGAAAACCTCTCTACCGAAACCGTTATCAACCGTAACGGCGAAGAAGAGAAACAGGTGTCCTTCAACAGCATCTTTATGATGGCCGACTCCGGTGCGCGTGGTTCTGCGGCACAGATTCGTCAGCTGGCGGGGATGCGTGGTCTGATGGCGAAGCCGGATGGCTCCATCATCGAAACGCCGATCACCGCGAACTTCCGTGAAGGCCTGAACGTACTCCAGTACTTCATCTCCACGCACGGTGCGCGTAAAGGTCTGGCGGATACCGCACTGAAAACCGCGAACTCCGGTTATCTGACCCGTCGTCTGGTTGACGTGGCGCAGGATCTGGTGGTGACCGAGGACGATTGCGGCACCCACGAAGGCATCATGATGACGCCGGTTATCGAAGGCGGCGACGTGAAAGAGCCGCTGCGTGAGCGCGTACTGGGCCGTGTGACGGCGGAGGACGTGCTGAAACCGGGCACCGCAGACATTCTGGTTCCGCGTAATACGCTGCTGAACGAGAAATGGTGTGACCTGTTGGAAGAAAACTCGGTTGATGCCGTGAAAGTACGCTCCGTCGTAGGTTGTGAAACCGACTTCGGCGTGTGCGCCAAGTGCTACGGTCGTGACCTGGCGCGTGGCCACATCATCAACAAAGGTGAGGCTATCGGGGTTATCGCGGCACAGTCCATCGGTGAGCCGGGTACACAGCTGACGATGCGTACGTTCCACATCGGTGGTGCGGCATCGCGTGCGGCAGCCGAGTCCAGCATTCAGGTGAAAAACAAGGGTACGTTGCGACTGAGCAATGCCAAGTTCGTGATGAACAACGCCGGTAAGTTGGTCATCACCTCGCGTAACACCGAGCTGAAACTGATCGACGAATTCGGCCGTACCAAAGAAAGCTATAAAGTGCCTTACGGTGCGGTGATGGCGAAAGGTAACGGTGACGATGTCGCGGGCGGTGAAACCGTCGCGAACTGGGATCCGCATACCATGCCGGTTATCACCGAAGTGGGCGGTAGCATTCGCTTTACCGACATGATCGACGGCCAGACGATTACGCGTCAGACCGACGAACTGACCGGCCTGTCTTCCATCGTGGTTCTGGACAGTGCGGAACGTACCGGTGGTGGTAAAGACCTGCGTCCGGCGCTGAAAATCGTTGACGCCAGCGGCAACGATGTACTGATCCCGGGCACCGACATGCCGGCACAGTACTTCCTGCCGGGCAAAGCAATTGTTCAGTTGGAAGACGGTGCACAGATCGGTGCGGGTGACACCCTGGCGCGTATTCCGCAGGAATCCGGCGGTACCAAGGATATTACCGGTGGTCTGCCGCGCGTTGCCGACCTGTTCGAAGCCCGTCGTCCGAAAGAGCCGGCAATTCTGGCGGAAGTCAGCGGCGTGGTGTCCTTCGGTAAAGAAACCAAAGGCAAACGTCGTCTGGTGATCACGCCAGTTGATGGCAGCGAACCGTACGAAGAGATGATTCCGAAATGGCGTCAGCTCAACGTGTTCGAAGGTGAGCGTGTGGAACGCGGCGATGTGATTTCCGACGGTCCGGAATCTCCGCATGACATTCTGCGCTTGCGTGGTGTACACGCGGTAACCCGTTACATCACCAACGAAGTGCAGGAAGTTTACCGCTTGCAGGGCGTTAAGATTAACGATAAACACATCGAAGTTATCGTTCGTCAGATGCTGCGTAAAGGTACCATCGTCAATCCGGGTAGTTCCGAGTTCCTGGAAGGCGAGCAGGTGGAAATGTCGCGCATCAAGATCGCCAATCGTCAGTTGGAAGCGGACGGCAAGATCGCGGCAACTTACAGCCGCGACCTGCTGGGTATCACCAAAGCGTCTCTGGCTACCGAGTCCTTCATTTCCGCGGCGTCGTTCCAGGAAACGACTCGCGTACTGACGGAAGCGGCGGTTGCCGGTAAACGTGATGAGCTGCGTGGCCTGAAAGAAAACGTCATCGTGGGTCGACTGATCCCGGCTGGTACCGGTTATGCGTATCATCAGGACCGTATGCGTCGCCGTCAGGCGGGCGAGCAGCCGGCTGCACCACAGGTGAGTGCCGAAGAAGCCTCTGCCAACCTGGCTGAGCTGCTGAATGCGGGTCTGGGTGGTAGCGACGACGAATAA
- the rpoB gene encoding DNA-directed RNA polymerase subunit beta gives MVYSYTEKKRIRKDFGKRPQVLDVPYLLSIQLDSFQKFIEQDPEGQYGLEAAFRSVFPISSYSGNSELQYVSYRLGEPVFDVQECQIRGVTFSAPLRVKLRLVIYEREAPEGTVKDIKEQEVYMGEIPLMTDNGTFVINGTERVIVSQLHRSPGVFFDSDKGKTHSSGKVLYNARIIPYRGSWLDFEFDPKDNLFVRIDRRRKLPATIILRALNYTTEQILDLFFDKVVYEIHNNKLQMELVPERLRGETASFDIEADGKVYVEKGRRITARHIRQLEKDGIERIEVPVEYIAGKVLAKDYVDESTGEVIAMANMELSLDLLAKLSQSGHKRIETLFTNDLDHGPYMSETVRVDPTNDRLSALVEIYRMMRPGEPPTREAAETLFENLFFSEDRYDLSAVGRMKFNRSLLREEIEGSGILSKADIIDVMKKLIDIRNGKGEVDDIDHLGNRRIRSVGEMAENQFRVGLVRVERAVKERLSLGDLDTLMPQDMINAKPISAAVKEFFGSSQLSQFMDQNNPLSEITHKRRISALGPGGLTRERAGFEVRDVHPTHYGRVCPIETPEGPNIGLINSLSVYAQTNEYGFLETPYRRVRDGVVTDEIHYLSAIEEGNYVIAQANTNLDDEGHFIDELVTCRSKGESSLFSRDQVDYMDVSTQQVVSVGASLIPFLEHDDANRALMGANMQRQAVPTLRADKPLVGTGMERAVAVDSGVTAVAKRGGTVQYVDASRIVIKVNEAEMYPGEAGIDIYNLTKYTRSNQNTCINQMPCVSLGEPVERGDVLADGPSTDLGELALGQNMRVAFMPWNGYNFEDSILVSERVVQEDRFTTIHIQELACVSRDTKLGPEEITADIPNVGEAALSKLDESGIVYIGAEVTGGDILVGKVTPKGETQLTPEEKLLRAIFGEKASDVKDSSLRVPNGVSGTVIDVQVFTRDGVEKDKRALEIEEMQLKQAKKDLTEELQILEAGLFARIHDVLVAGGVEADKLDKLPRERWLELGLTDEEKQNQLEQLAEQYDELKHEFEKKLEAKRRKITQGDDLAPGVLKIVKVYLAVKRQIQPGDKMAGRHGNKGVISKINPIEDMPYDENGTPVDIVLNPLGVPSRMNIGQILETHLGMAAKGIGDKINAMLKQHQEVAKLREFIQRAYDLGNDVRQKVDLNTFSDEEVLRLAENLKKGMPIATPVFDGAKENEIKELLKLGDLPTSGQITLFDGRTGEQFERPVTVGYMYMLKLNHLVDDKMHARSTGSYSLVTQQPLGGKAQFGGQRFGEMEVWALEAYGAAYTLQEMLTVKSDDVNGRTKMYKNIVDGDHRMEPGMPESFNVLLKEIRSLGINIELEEE, from the coding sequence ATGGTTTACTCCTATACCGAGAAAAAACGCATTCGTAAGGATTTTGGTAAACGTCCGCAAGTGTTGGATGTACCTTATCTCCTTTCTATCCAGCTTGACTCGTTCCAGAAGTTTATCGAGCAAGATCCGGAAGGTCAGTATGGTCTGGAAGCTGCATTCCGTTCCGTATTCCCTATCTCAAGTTACAGCGGCAACTCTGAACTGCAATACGTGAGCTACCGTCTGGGTGAGCCGGTATTTGACGTACAAGAGTGTCAAATCCGCGGTGTGACCTTCTCTGCGCCGTTGCGCGTGAAGCTGCGTCTGGTGATCTACGAGCGCGAAGCGCCGGAAGGCACCGTTAAAGACATCAAAGAACAAGAAGTGTACATGGGCGAGATTCCGCTCATGACCGACAACGGTACCTTTGTTATCAATGGTACTGAGCGTGTTATCGTTTCTCAGTTGCATCGTAGTCCGGGCGTCTTCTTTGACAGCGATAAGGGTAAAACCCACTCTTCCGGTAAGGTGCTGTATAACGCACGAATCATTCCTTACCGTGGTTCCTGGCTGGACTTTGAGTTCGACCCGAAAGACAACCTGTTTGTCCGTATCGACCGTCGCCGTAAACTGCCGGCTACCATCATTCTGCGTGCGTTGAATTACACCACTGAACAGATTCTGGATCTGTTCTTCGATAAAGTGGTGTATGAAATTCACAACAACAAGTTGCAGATGGAATTGGTGCCGGAACGTCTGCGTGGCGAAACTGCCTCTTTCGATATCGAAGCCGACGGCAAAGTTTACGTTGAGAAAGGCCGCCGCATCACTGCGCGCCATATCCGCCAGTTGGAAAAAGACGGTATCGAACGTATTGAAGTACCGGTTGAATACATCGCAGGCAAAGTGCTGGCGAAAGACTATGTGGATGAAAGCACCGGTGAAGTGATCGCGATGGCGAACATGGAACTGTCGCTGGATCTGCTGGCCAAGCTGAGTCAGTCTGGCCACAAGCGTATTGAAACGCTGTTCACCAACGATCTGGATCACGGTCCGTACATGTCTGAAACAGTACGTGTCGACCCGACTAACGATCGTCTGAGCGCGCTGGTTGAAATTTACCGCATGATGCGTCCTGGCGAGCCGCCGACACGCGAAGCCGCTGAGACCCTGTTCGAAAATCTGTTCTTCTCTGAAGATCGTTACGATCTGTCCGCGGTTGGCCGTATGAAGTTCAACCGTTCTCTGCTGCGCGAAGAAATTGAAGGCTCCGGCATTCTGAGCAAAGCAGACATTATCGATGTGATGAAAAAACTCATCGATATCCGTAACGGTAAGGGTGAAGTCGACGATATCGACCATTTGGGCAACCGTCGTATTCGTTCCGTGGGCGAAATGGCGGAAAACCAGTTCCGCGTCGGTCTGGTGCGTGTTGAGCGTGCGGTGAAAGAGCGTCTGTCTCTGGGCGACCTGGACACGCTGATGCCGCAGGACATGATCAACGCCAAGCCGATTTCCGCAGCGGTGAAAGAGTTCTTCGGTTCCAGCCAACTGTCTCAGTTTATGGACCAGAACAACCCGTTGTCCGAGATTACGCATAAACGCCGTATCTCCGCATTGGGCCCAGGCGGTCTGACGCGTGAGCGTGCCGGCTTTGAAGTGCGTGACGTACATCCGACTCACTACGGTCGTGTATGTCCTATCGAAACGCCGGAAGGTCCGAACATCGGTCTTATCAACTCGCTGTCCGTGTATGCACAGACTAACGAGTATGGTTTCCTGGAAACCCCGTACCGCCGTGTACGCGATGGCGTGGTAACCGACGAAATTCATTACCTGTCTGCTATCGAAGAAGGCAACTACGTTATTGCCCAGGCGAACACCAACCTGGATGACGAAGGCCACTTCATCGATGAACTGGTCACCTGCCGTAGCAAAGGCGAATCCAGCTTGTTCAGCCGTGATCAGGTTGACTACATGGACGTTTCCACCCAGCAGGTGGTTTCCGTCGGTGCGTCACTGATCCCGTTCCTGGAACACGATGACGCCAACCGCGCCCTGATGGGTGCGAACATGCAACGTCAGGCGGTGCCGACCCTGCGTGCCGACAAGCCGCTGGTAGGTACTGGTATGGAGCGTGCTGTTGCCGTTGACTCCGGTGTAACTGCGGTTGCTAAACGCGGTGGTACCGTGCAGTACGTCGATGCTTCTCGTATCGTTATCAAAGTTAACGAAGCAGAGATGTATCCGGGCGAAGCGGGCATTGATATCTATAACCTGACCAAGTACACCCGCTCCAACCAGAACACCTGTATCAACCAGATGCCGTGTGTGTCACTGGGTGAGCCGGTTGAGCGCGGCGACGTGCTGGCTGACGGCCCGTCCACCGACCTCGGTGAACTGGCGCTGGGTCAGAACATGCGCGTGGCGTTCATGCCGTGGAACGGTTACAACTTCGAAGACTCCATCCTCGTTTCCGAGCGTGTAGTACAGGAAGACCGTTTTACCACCATCCACATTCAGGAACTGGCGTGCGTGTCTCGCGATACCAAGTTGGGGCCGGAAGAGATCACCGCCGATATCCCGAACGTGGGTGAAGCGGCGCTCTCCAAGCTGGATGAATCCGGTATCGTTTACATCGGTGCGGAAGTGACCGGTGGCGACATTCTGGTCGGTAAAGTGACGCCGAAAGGCGAAACTCAACTGACGCCGGAGGAGAAACTGCTGCGTGCGATCTTCGGTGAGAAGGCGTCTGACGTGAAAGACTCTTCTCTGCGTGTGCCGAACGGCGTTTCCGGTACGGTTATCGACGTGCAGGTCTTTACCCGCGATGGCGTGGAAAAAGACAAGCGTGCGTTGGAAATCGAAGAAATGCAGCTTAAGCAGGCCAAGAAAGACCTGACTGAAGAGCTGCAGATTCTGGAAGCCGGTCTGTTTGCCCGTATCCATGACGTGCTGGTTGCCGGTGGCGTTGAAGCCGACAAACTGGACAAGCTGCCGCGTGAGCGTTGGCTGGAGCTGGGTCTGACCGACGAAGAGAAACAGAATCAGCTGGAGCAGTTGGCTGAGCAGTACGACGAACTGAAACACGAATTCGAGAAGAAACTCGAAGCCAAACGCCGCAAAATCACCCAGGGTGATGATCTGGCGCCGGGCGTGCTGAAGATCGTTAAGGTGTATCTGGCGGTTAAACGTCAAATCCAGCCAGGTGACAAGATGGCAGGTCGTCACGGTAACAAGGGTGTTATCTCCAAGATCAACCCGATCGAAGATATGCCTTACGACGAGAACGGTACGCCGGTCGACATCGTATTGAACCCGCTGGGCGTACCATCACGTATGAACATCGGTCAGATTCTGGAAACCCACCTGGGTATGGCAGCGAAAGGCATCGGTGACAAGATCAACGCCATGCTCAAGCAGCATCAGGAAGTGGCCAAACTGCGTGAGTTCATCCAGCGTGCTTATGACCTGGGCAACGATGTACGCCAGAAAGTCGACCTGAACACCTTCAGCGATGAAGAAGTGCTGCGTCTGGCGGAAAATCTGAAGAAAGGTATGCCGATCGCCACGCCGGTGTTCGACGGTGCCAAGGAAAATGAGATCAAAGAGTTGCTGAAACTCGGCGATCTGCCGACTTCCGGTCAGATTACGTTGTTCGATGGCCGTACTGGCGAGCAGTTTGAGCGTCCGGTTACCGTGGGCTACATGTACATGCTGAAACTGAACCACCTGGTGGATGACAAGATGCATGCCCGTTCTACCGGCTCTTACAGCCTGGTTACCCAGCAGCCGTTGGGTGGTAAGGCGCAGTTCGGTGGTCAGCGCTTCGGTGAGATGGAAGTGTGGGCGCTGGAAGCTTACGGCGCAGCCTATACCCTGCAGGAAATGCTGACGGTGAAATCCGATGACGTGAACGGCCGTACCAAGATGTATAAGAACATCGTGGATGGCGATCACCGGATGGAACCGGGTATGCCGGAGTCCTTCAACGTATTGTTGAAAGAAATCCGCTCCCTGGGTATCAACATCGAGCTGGAAGAAGAGTAA